The window ATAATTACTCGTAAAATAGATctgtaaattaaatatcttaatGGGTGTTTTCAGTTGAATATTGAATGACTAAAACATTTGAGATTTGAGATGGCTCCAacacttcaaatttgaaagaaattcAAACATCTAAATCTAACAAATTGAAATTCCTCCGCCCAAAATTTCAGCATCTCATCTTCCCGCCATATTCTTCCACCATATCATCACCTCTCACTCTCACTCCAACCCACTTCATCGCCTTTTTTCTCCAAACCCTAATCCCTCTTTCCTTTTTCACTCTTCGCAAATGGAGGACACTACATATCTAGCCTTGCCTCCACTCAAACGTTTCCGattacaacaacaacaacaaaccGATTCCTCTTGCCTTCCCGCCAAAAAGCGTAAGGAATGCCGAGATTCGCCTTCCCCTCCCGCCGTCACAACTCTCTGCCTTCCTGCGAAGAAGCGAATTTGGGCGTTTCAGCCCCTGGACCTCGATCTCAATCTCAATCCCCCATCCGATGAAGATTCCGCACAAATCAAACTCAACGCCGGAGAAGACGCCGACGACGGAATCGTCTGCGCTGTTTGCGACAGCACGGACGGAGATCCGGCGGATCCAATCGTGCTCTGCGACGGCTGCGATCTGATGGTGCACGCCACCTGCTACGGCCATCCCTTCACCGCGGGGATCCCCGACGGCGACTGGTACTGCGCTCAATGCCTCCATTCCCAATCGGAGAAAAATCAACCACCGCCGCCGTCCTGCTGCCTCTGCCCCGTCGGCGGCGGCGCGTTGAAGCCGACGACGGATGGGCGCTGGGCGCATCTGGTGTGCGCGATCTACGTGCCGGAGGTGTTCTTCGCGGATTCGGCGGGGAGAGAAGGAATCAACTGCGACCGGGTGGTGAAGAGGCGGTGGGAGACCAAATGCTACATTTGCAAATCGAAAAATGGATGCGCCATTGATTGCTCCGAGCCTAAATGTGGATTGGCATTCCACGTCAGCTGCGGATTGAAAGAGGAGCTTTGTATCGAATACAGAGAGGGAAAGGGGAAGAGCAGAGGATCTGTTGTTGCTGCATTTTGCTCCCCTCATACTCATCTCTGGAAGAAGGTAAATGCAATTAACtctcctttttttaattaattgaaattgattgattgatattttttacaaataaaattgtttggtGAATTTGGATGTGGTTTTGCAGCAAGAGCAAACAGGAAAGTTCAAGATAGTTGCTAGAGGCGACGACAACAAGTAACAAGAAATTGCTATTCGGCATTGAGTTTAGTTTAGATTAGCTGTAGCAAATTCCAGTTCTCAATTCCTGCAAAAATGTCTATTTGCTAGGATGTCAcaattttaatgtgtaatttctttattttaccattttttgatGGATAAAAATGTCGTTTTCTTGAGCGCAATGGATATTcggctttttttttttgtttcgttgcttgaattgaattaaaatttgatttcttaaaaatttaaaatcgaATTGAATTACACAAAACATGAATCCAAAAAACTCATATCCGAGCTAAACtgaaaattggaatttcataaaatatagtaataaaaattgaaaaacaaagaTTCAAGTAGgctaaaatatagtactactccgTATAACATCCATCAATCTTCACAAATATCTCATCTTCGAATGCCAAATGAATTAGAATTTCATAATATCCCctgacaaacaaaaaaaagcaatTCAAAATTCTATAACTCGTGTAAACATATCCATAACAATTTAATAGCATTATAGGAATATAAACACCATCAAACTTAATTCGAAGTAACAAGTGATCAAAACATATTCTAACTCCTAAATTAGTGCAAAATGCTTGCGGATCAAAGGTTATTTtagaactttttttattatttaaaaagtaatacttcctccgttccatagtaatagagtcatttcattttctgcacttgttttgaaaaagagataataaatagttaaagtggagaaagagtaaagtaagagaaagaataatgtagagaagagtcttatttacaatattctctctcttacttactttttctccactttaactatttaaaattattttttcaaaacgagtgcgcaaaatgaaatgtctctattactatggaacgaagggaatgctaattatttgaatgagttagtggtttgtgaattcttttttatatactactaagTAGTTTTACAATAGTTGTGAATAGaatgtgttagtggaatgtgatgtCTACttactaaaatagtaaaaatgaaatgtgacatttattaGGAACCATCCAAATAaagaattatgaaatatttaatgggGACAGGAGGGAATATCATACTACACGGTATTAATGTGTATTATAATACGTAATAAactatgatattatttttaatagagtaaaggtcatttttttgtcctaaacatatgaccgaAATACCAATTTgctccaaaacattcactttttgaaaaacggGTCCATAACATATGAAATTCGTGTCATTTACATCTATTTTTTACGGTGTCGTCAATTTTTGACAGTCAACCGTTGATTAACACAATTTTGACCTAATTAAGCTAATTTTGACCCGATCAagcttattattattttttcaggAACGATTTGATCTTGATTATGAATATCATGGACTACTTTGACGTTTATGAAAATTGTATGTTTTCTTgcattcaaaatcaattcagattcaaaatccaaaattcatcattcaaaattcaattcagattcaaaatacatcaaaaatccaaaattcatcATTCAAAATAAGGATTTTGCATTCAAATCCATCAACACTTGAATACACAGACAATTgttacaacaacaacaaaccaTGGACAATAAGATACAACATTCAccaatttctcaattttatcgTTTATTTCGGATAAATTCATTGCTAAACCCTCAAAATCGGAACCACCCACTGAGGTAGACGAAGAACAACTTTCGACTTCATGAATTGGCTCGCAAGAAACAACATTCCTTGCTCTCATATACAAAGTAAAGCTTCCACCATGTCGGTTTTGCTTGGTTGGTGACTATACGAAACGACGCCACCTTCTTGCAAGTAAAAGATCTCGCGAGCCGCCACCATCGCCAGAACCCCTACTGCACCTTGACTCGGCCATATCCGATGGTTCGGACGACGTATGGTGGTGTTGCAGAGAAAGAGCTGAATTAGGGTTcttgagaaagaaagagaagaaagaaagggAGAAATTGCAATActtcagtttttattttacgttttcatattcaattttgcattttcaattttttttaaaataataataagctTAATCGGGTCAAAATTAGCTTAATCGTGTCAAAATTGTGTTAATCGATGGTTGACCGTCAAAAATTGATGGCACCGTAAAAAATGGACGTAAATGACACGAATTTCATATGTTATGGACccgtttttcaaaaagtgaatgttttgcaCCAAATTGATATTTCggccatatgtttaggacAAAAAATGACCTTTACTCATTTTAATATCATAATTCAGtttcataataatatgattattaatttgtgtatttGCACTGATCTTAATTGTAGCTAAACTAATTAGTTGTATGTTATTA is drawn from Salvia hispanica cultivar TCC Black 2014 chromosome 6, UniMelb_Shisp_WGS_1.0, whole genome shotgun sequence and contains these coding sequences:
- the LOC125196587 gene encoding bromodomain-containing protein 1 — encoded protein: MEDTTYLALPPLKRFRLQQQQQTDSSCLPAKKRKECRDSPSPPAVTTLCLPAKKRIWAFQPLDLDLNLNPPSDEDSAQIKLNAGEDADDGIVCAVCDSTDGDPADPIVLCDGCDLMVHATCYGHPFTAGIPDGDWYCAQCLHSQSEKNQPPPPSCCLCPVGGGALKPTTDGRWAHLVCAIYVPEVFFADSAGREGINCDRVVKRRWETKCYICKSKNGCAIDCSEPKCGLAFHVSCGLKEELCIEYREGKGKSRGSVVAAFCSPHTHLWKKQEQTGKFKIVARGDDNK